The Ipomoea triloba cultivar NCNSP0323 chromosome 14, ASM357664v1 region ACCGTCCGAGCGAGGAGCCTGCCATAGAACCTTAGACTCGCCTGCACACAcgaaagggagagagagagtcgCCGCTGTGTATTGTGTGGAGTGTACGCATTAGAAAACTAAAGGTAAAAAATCTCGGCAAATCtgcaaaattaataataatgcaaaAGCTACAGAGAAAATCTCGGTTATATGAGAGATGAGAGATTTATTATCCAAAGAGactactttctcaaaaaacAAAATGTATGTCTAGCTTGCGTGGTGTGTGCGGTGTATTTATGCATGTACACACCAAACTCTCCCCCACctccaatgaaaaaaaaatatcaacgGCTAGCTGTTAACTTTGAAGTTGGGAGTTCGATTCCTAACCTAtacaaaaacttaaaaattttgacaatataaatcataatatatttcACACAGCTCCCACCatatattcataaatcataatataccaaaatagaataaataaatcGCAAAGATAGAAGTaataaaattagggtttgaatgTTACTTCGTTTCTCCCAAATATTCCCTAGAGAACGAGGGCTTCAGCAATCGCAAAAGTCACCAACCACCAAGCTCGCTAAGTGCTACGGCTTCCACCTTCCACCTTCCACCGTCCACCGGTCACCAGAGAATAGGAGAGACTAAAGAGACAACATATTACAGATTAACAGGTCACAAGTGGGTTGTTGTCTCGACTCTCAAGTGCTCGAATCCAGAAAAGCGAAGTCGTCGAGTGCTCGAAGCCTCCAGTCCAGAAAATCAGAGTATCAATTCAGACAGACAGAGAAGAGAGAACTAGAGAAGTAGTGAGAATCAGATCTAGAGATTGAGAGAAATGCGTGATGCGACTGCGCAAAATGGCTGGAACACGgataatagatatatatatatatatatatatatatatatatatatatatatatatatatataaacaaagcaaaCGACGACGTATTGAGAGCAACAAACCCTTAACCCTAAATACTTTCGGATATTCGGGCAGGTCGGGTGACCAAATTCCTAACCCTAcccgaaatatatatatatatatatatatatatatatatatagtgatacGCGGAGCGGGTCGATTATCATAGTTCGGATAAGGGTTGGGTCGGTTTTCCCTCTTTCGGTGATCGGGGCGGGCGGGCGGGTTGGTTAGTTCGGATCCTGCACACCCCTACCCCACCGCCGAAAAAACATACGAAACCATCACCTCCCACCCCACCCAACCACACAACCCATAACACAAACCCTAACAAACGCGCAAGTAAGAATTTGgaacaaaaaactaaaaaagaaaaaaaaaagaaggaatacCTTGAACCATCGGAAGACGACGGCTTTAACCTCTTTGACCGTCCGAGCGAGTAGCCTGCCATAGAACCTTAGACTCGCCTGCACACAcgaaagggagagagagagtcgCCGCTGTATATCGTGTGGAGTGAACGCATTAGAAAACTAAAGGAAAAAATCTCGGCAAATCtgcaaaattaataataatgcaCAAAGCTACAGAGAAAATCTCGGTTATATGAGAGATGAGAGATTTATTATCCGAAGAGactactttctcaaaaaactaaatGTATGTCTAGAGTGCGTGGTGCGTGCAGTGTATGTACACACCAAACTCTCCCCCACCTCCCGTGAAAAAGAAATATCAACTGCTAGTTGTTAACTTTGAAGTTGGGAGTTTGATTCCTAACCTAtacaaaaacttaaaaattttgacaatataaatcataatatatttcACATAGCTGCGCATAATGGCTGGAACACGGTtaatacgtatatatatatatatatatatataacaaagcAAACGACGACGTATTGAGAGCTAAAAACCCTTAACCCTAAATACTTTCAGATATTCGGGCTGGTCGGTTGACCAAATTCCTAACCCTaccccaaatatatatatatatatatatatatatatatatatatatatagtgatacGCGGAGCGGGTCGGTTATCTTAGTTCGGATACGGGTTGGGTCGGTTTTCCCTCTTTCGGTGATCGGGTCGGGCGGGCGGGTTGGGTAGTTCGGATCCTGCACACCCCTACCCCACCGCCGAAAAAACAtacaaaaccaccacctcccaCCCCACCCAACCACACGACCCATAACACAAACTCTAATGAACGCGCAAGCAAGAATCTGgaacaaaaaactaaaaaagaatgaaaaaaaaaaaggaataccTTTAACCATCGGAAGAAGACGGCTTCAACCTCTTTGACCGTCCGAGCGAGGAGCCTGCCATAGAACCTTAGACTCGCCTGCACACACGAAAGGGAGAGAGATTAGCCGATGTGTATTGTGTGGAGTGAAGCATTAGAAAACTAAAGGTAAAATATTAAATCTCGGCAAATctacaaaattaataataatgcaCAAAGCTACAGAGAAAATCTCGGTTATATGAGAGATGAGAGATTTATTATCCGAAGAGACTTTCTCAGAAAATAAATGTATGTCTAGCGTGCGGGGTGCGTGCgatgtatgtatacatgtacACACCAAACTGTCCCCCACCTCCAGTGAAAAAAATCTCAACGGTTAGTTGTTAACTTTGAAGTCGGGATTTTCCCAACTcgtgtaacaaaaaaaaacatgagtcggaattggaaaaatattaaGTTGGgtgtaaaattttcaaaatacacATGCCttaaacggttgttattgacaaaataatgaaaatatcacAGAATGACAAAATTGGCTAAAGTTCGAAAGACAGAAGAATCGAATTTGATCAAATTGAAAATCAGGGACCACATTCTAATAATTGAGAGACCAAGAGTGTGATTTCACCTTCTAGAAATTATATTGGAATTTAATTGAACCCTACTGAACAAACACCCAAAAtcgtaacaaaaaaaaaaaaaaaaaaaaaaaactgcccTGACCCGCCGCACAGCTCAATCCGTCGCTATACACCCCATCACCAATCACCGGCGGTACACATACCACCAATCACCACTGTTTACTCCCGCCCAAATACAAAACGATAGAACCCTACTAAATAAACACCCAAAATCGAcacccaagaaaaaaaaaaaaagtgcccAGACCTGCGGCACAGCTCAACCCGCCGCCATACACCCACTCACCGCTCTCCGCCGGTACACAAACCACCAATCACCGCCGCAACCCCTCGCCCATACACAAAACCAGAACACCCACAAACCcacgaaaataaaaaatacctgGACCAACGCCAGACGAACTCCGCCTAAGGCGCTTCGATTGCCATGATGTAAAACCAGCCATGGAGTATCTCTCGGCATGCGCGGAGGTATACGACAGCGGCtgggaagaaaaataaaaataagactACGGCCGGGAAGATTGTACACCAAACAAATAaaggaaacaaat contains the following coding sequences:
- the LOC116005085 gene encoding uncharacterized protein LOC116005085 isoform X2: MASSRRREKRQQCAKSRPESRDRRAARRFYKFSSSLACCVLTHYFSRLSSLPTSTMEYRSPARCLTSQKDSRNAGNTAQRFLSPLSRCRIPPRMPRDTPWLVLHHGNRSALGGVRLALVQASLRFYGRLLARTVKEVEAVFFRWLKASLRFYGRLLARTVKEVKAVVFRWFKASSTRRLRFSGFEHLRVETTTHL
- the LOC116005085 gene encoding uncharacterized protein LOC116005085 isoform X1; translation: MASSRRREKRQQCAKSRPESRDRRAARRFYKFSSSLACCVLTHYFSRLSSLPTSTMEYRSPARCLTSQKDSRNAGNTAQRFLSPLSRCRIPPRMPRDTPWLVLHHGNRSALGGVRLALVQASLRFYGRLLARTVKEVEAVFFRWLKRRLSLSLSCVQASLRFYGRLLARTVKEVKAVVFRWFKASSTRRLRFSGFEHLRVETTTHL